CACAAGCGCGGATGCCCGTTCAATGCCCGCCGACTTTAAGACCTGATCCTCCGTCGCATCTCCATGAATACAGCATTCATCAGGCTTTAACAAGCGCCGCAAAAGCTCCTCATCCCGGTCAATAAAAACAGCTTGGATATCTTGCTTCTCCCTTACATGCGCTAGCACTTGTTCTCCCACTCTTCCAAGCCCGCATACAATAATATGCTGCTGCAAACGCCCCAATTTCTTATTCATTTTCCTCGCCCTCACTGATGTAGAAAATTCCCCCTCGACCACGAGGGAAGCAATAGCCCCGATTGCATAGGATACAATTCCTACACTGACCGGAATAATAATTAAAGCAAACACTTTCCCTTCCTGCGTGACAGGAATGGTGTCTCCGTACCCGACTGTGAGCACCGTAATCACCGTCAGCCACAGGGCATCAAACAAGCTCAAATGCTCAAAAATCATAAAGCCGATCGTACCGATAATATTCATCAATATCATCGCAGCGATACTATTAAACAAATGTTTATAACGCTTTCTCAGACTTGTTGGCATCTTCTGGAACCTTCTTTTATTTTTTTACCTTCTTGGGGGCAAAATGATAGCATGGGTTGCCGGAAGCTTGTTGCACAACAGCCGACGGCAGCTGCTTCGTCTTGAATCGATGCGCTCGGCACCCGCGCGGATTTCTTTGATCCCATGTAACAAAAAAGTGCCGGCACTGAAAACAATTTACTTTCTCCATCTTTCTCCTCTCCGTTTATTGAATTTGTCGATGTTCCACGTGAAACAAGGAAAAAAGTCGAGATTTAACGATCAGGGATGCGCCAATCAATCGGTTCTTCATTCAGTTCACACAAGTATTCATTCACCTGAGAAAAAGGCCGGCTCCCAAAGAATCCCCTGCTTGCGGAAAGCGGGCTCGGATGCGGGGATGTAATAATGCGGTGCTTTCGCTGATCAATGAGCGCCAGCTTGCTTTGGGCAGGCCGTCCCCAAAGAACAAACACGACCGGTTTATCCCGTTTATTTATTAACGAAATTATACGGTCCGTAAACGGCTCCCAGCCTTTTCCCCGATGAGAATGGGCT
The Bacillus xiapuensis DNA segment above includes these coding regions:
- a CDS encoding potassium channel family protein, with translation MPTSLRKRYKHLFNSIAAMILMNIIGTIGFMIFEHLSLFDALWLTVITVLTVGYGDTIPVTQEGKVFALIIIPVSVGIVSYAIGAIASLVVEGEFSTSVRARKMNKKLGRLQQHIIVCGLGRVGEQVLAHVREKQDIQAVFIDRDEELLRRLLKPDECCIHGDATEDQVLKSAGIERASALVATLPSDADNVFITLTAKGLNPQLTIVSRAERDETAAKLRMAGAMKVINPSSIGGKQMVMSILKPLSVEYMDRVLSAGHHEYNIEEISIQPGSPFAGRSLKETDIRNQYSVTIVAILRGNEMLGTPKSEEKLQVHDKIIVFGAEEDLTHFEKAITP